GCGCCGCGACCGATCCCAACTCCGGCGGGCGGCAGATGCCGAGCCACTGGGGGCGCAAGGATCTCAACATCGTCACGACGTCGTCGCCGACCGGCACGCAGTTCCTGCAGGGCGTCGGCGCGGCCGAGGGATCGCTGCGCGCGAAGCTGTTAGGCCTCACCGACGGCTTCCACGACGACGAGGTGGTGTTCATCTCCACCGGCGACGGCACGACGAGCCAGGGCGAGTTCTGGGAGTCGCTGAACACGGCGAGCAACCTGAAGCTCCCCGCCGTCTACCTCGTGGAGGACAACGGCTACGCCATCTCGGTGCCGGTCGAGGTGAACACCGCGGGCGGCTCCATCTCCGACCTCGTGTCGAGCTTCCCCGATCTGCACGTCGAGCGCGTCGACGGCTGCGACGTGATCGCGAGCTACGAGGCGCTGTGGCGCGCCGTGCGCCACGCGCGCGAGCGCAAGGGCCCCGCGCTCGTGCACGCGAAGGTCATCCGGCCGTACTCGCACTCGCTGTCCGACGACGAGACGCTGTACCGGCCGGCCGAGGAGCGCGACGCCGAGGCCGCGCGCGACCCGCTCACGACGCTCCCCGCGTGGCTTCTCGCCGAGGGCCATGCGACGGAGCGCGACCTCGCCGAGATCCAGGAGAGCGTGGACGCCGAGGTGCTCGCGGCGACCGACGACGCGCTCGAGCAGTCGCAGCCCGATCCGAGCACCGTGTACTACGCCGTCTACTCGCCCGACGTCGACCCCACCGGCGAGCAGTTCGACACCGAGGACGACCCGCAGTTCTCCGGCGGCGACACGACGATGATCGAGCAGATCAACACCGTGATGAAGGACGAGATGCGGCGCAACGAGCGCATCGTCGTCTTCGGCGAGGACGTCGCCGACGTGTCGCGCGAGGAGTACATCGGCAAGGTGAAGGGCAAGGGCGGCGTCTTCAAGGCGACGCACGGCCTGCAGACGGAGTTCGGCTCGGCGCGCGTGTACAACTCGCCGCTCGCGGAGGCGAACATCGTCGGCCGCGCGATCGGGCTCGCGCAGCGCGGGTTCAAGCCGGTCGTCGAGATCCAGTTCTTCGATTACATCTGGACCGCGTACATGCAGCTGCGCGACGAGCTCGCGACGATGCGGTGGCGGTCGAACGACATGTTCGCCTCGCCGCTGGTCGTGCGGACGACGTACGGCGGCTACATCCGCGGCGCGATCTACCACTCGCAGACGGGCGCGTCGCTGTTCACGCACTGCCCGGGACTGCGCGTCGTCTGCCCGAGCGGCGCCGTCGACGCGGCGGGGCTGCTGCGCACCGCGATCCGCTGCGACGACCCGGTGATCTTCCTCGAGCACAAGCACCTGTACCGTCAGACGTACAACAAGGGACGGTATCCGGGGCCGAACTTCATGATCCCGTTCGGCAAGGCGCGCGTGGTGCGCGAGGGGACCGATGCGACGGTGATCACCTACGGCGCGACGGTACAGCGCGCGCTCGCCGCCGCGAACCAGGCCGCGGAGGCGGGCGGGCCCGACGTCGAGGTGATCGACCTCCGCACGCTCAGCCCGTGGGACCAGGAGGCGGTCTACGCGAGCGTCAAGAAGACGTCGCGCGCGATCGTCGCGTACGAGGACTCGCTGTCGTGGGGCTACGGCGCCGAGATCGCGGCGCGCATCGCCGACGACTGCTTCGCGTGGCTCGACGCGCCGGTGAAGCGCGTGGCGAGCACCGACACGTTCGTCGGCTACGCGCCGAGCCTCGAGGACGCGATCCTGCCGCAGCAGGAGACGTTCCGGCGCGCGTACGAGGAGATCGTGAAGTTCTAGGGCAGGAGGGCAGGAGCGCAGGAGGGCAGGAGTCCTTGTGGCTCTCCTGCCCTCCTGCGCTCCTGCCCTCCTGCCCTCTCAGTTCAGAACGACAGGCCGAACGTGATCGGCACGTACTGCACGGTCTTCAGGTTCGCGAACTTGTCGGCCTTCGTGTACACGTTCGACAGTCGCGCCTCGGCGAACGCCTCGATGCCGCCGAGCTTGAGCAGCAGGCCCGCGCCGCCGTTGATGCCGAAGTCGGTCGTCGACTGCTCGGCGGCCGCGGTGACGGTGCCGGCCGGCGTCACGGTGACGTTCGCGGTGTTCTTCAGGTTGAACGCGCCCACGCCGGCGAGCACGTACGGGCGGATGGGGCCCGTCGGGAGCTGCAGCGTGAGGTTCGCGAGCCCGCCGAGGATCTGGCTGTAGCCGTCGCTCGTCGTGGTCGTCGTCGTGGTGCCGCCGGTGCCGATGCGCGAGAACTGCACCTGGCCCGCGCCGAAGCGGTTGTAGCTCACCGCGGCGCGGAAGCCTAACGGCGTGCCGGGCGCGCGGAACTCCACGTACCCCTGCCCGGCCACGCCCTGCTTGAAGTCGCGCTTGATGGCCGTGGCGTCGCCGCCGTTCTTGAAGTCGCCGACCGGCATCGACACGCCGCCACCGATGCCGATGCGGATCGGGCGCTGCGTCGGGTCGGCTCGCTGCGCGCTTGCGGACGCCGCGGCGAGCGACGTCAGGAGCGCCGCGCCCGTGAGGATCGTCAGGCGCGCCGGCATCACGGCTTCTTCCGCTTGAGGAAGCCGCCCAGCTTGCCCTTGATCGCGTCCACCGCGGCGTCCTTCCCCGCGTCCTTGGCCGCGTCCTTCGCGGCGTCCTTCACCACCTTGCCCGCGTTGAGCGTGTCGAGCCCGTTCGCCTTCATCGCCGAGTCGAGCGAGGCGCCGACCTGGCGCATGTCGGTCACCTGGTAGTCCTTCGGGATCTCGAACAGCGACGCGTCGAGCTTCCCGCTCTTCAGCTCCGTGATCTCCATGCGCGCGGTGTCCGTGCGCACGCGGCCCTTCTCGTCGGTGCCGGTCGCGTAGACGATCGTGCGCAACGGCATCCCCTCGCCGAACTGGCGCTCGAAGTCGGCGGCGCGCGGCGACGTGGCGAGGCCGGGGTTCGTGCGGGCGAGGCCGCGGCCGAACGAGTTGGACCACGCGCGCAGCGCCTCGGCGTCGACGCCCGGCAGGCGGGTGGCGATCCACATCTCGGCGGTGCCCTCGTCGGTCGACGTCTGCGTCCTGCCGAGGACCTTCACCTCCGACGTGCCGCTGGAGTGGACGCGGACGTGGCGCGTCGGGATGCCGAGGATCTTGTCCCCCGAGCCGAGGTCGTCCCAGTCGAACTTCGCGTCCTTCTGCGAGACCTTCACGACGGAGTTGTTCGTCGCCCTGCCGTAGCCCATCCCCATCCGCTCGCCGCTCCCGAAGCCCTCGCCGCTCATGGTGATCGCGACCTTCTGGGTCGGATCGACGATGGCGAAGGTCTTGTCGGCGCCGCGGATCAGCATGTAGCCGCCCGGCTTCATCATCGGCATCCCCTCGGCGCCCTGGCGGAACTCCACGCGCATGTTGGAGCCGGCGGCGCGGACGGTCATCGCCATGTAGGGCACGGTGCCGCCCTGCGCGCGTGCGTCGCGCGCGGCCGAGCTGTGCATCTCGTACGTGAACGTGACACCCTGCTGGGCGCCGGCGGCCGACGCGGCGAGCACGAGGGCGGCGGGAACGAGCAGAGGCGGGAACGATCGAATGCGCATGGTGGGTCCTCCTCGAGCGGGACGCAAACGGCGGGAAACAGGCGGCGGCTACCTACGACTGGAGCCAAAGTAGGGGTCACCCCAATTCAGGCAAGCGTTCTCGCCCCCCGTCCGGGCGCGCCGCTTCGGCTCCTCAGCCGGATCCATACGCGGTCCCCGTGGCGCGCCGATCACGCGCCCGGCCGTCAGCGCGCCGCCGTCGCGATCCCGACGCCGAGCGGCGCGGCGAGCCCGAGCCGCACGCCGCCTCCACGCAGCGCCTGCGCGAACAGTCCCGGCGACACGCCGCCGACGCGCACGACGCCCGGGTACACGTTCGCCGCGAGCAGCGCGTCCGACTGGCTCGTGCGCACGAGCGAGACGAGCAGCGACCCGCCGCGGTCCACGAACACGCCGGCGTTCGGGCGCAGCACGACGGTGCGCCGTCCGGTCGCCGGGTCGATCACGGGATTGTCGACCGCGTCCGCGCCGGCGGCGATCGACACGCTCGTGCCGCCGCGCCGGCCGATCGACACGCCGCCGAGGGTGGAGACGCCGAACGCGTAGAACAGCCGCGCGCGGCGCGTGCGCGGCAGCGGCACCCGCAGCACGTACTGCTGTCCCGCGTTCTCGATCGTGCGCCGGGCGAAGTCGAAGGACGGCTGGCCGGGCCAGTTCGTGAGCTCGAGCCGGTCCGAGAACAGCCGCTGTACGCGCGCCGACCGGAAGAGCAGGATGCCGCCGACGTCGAACACGTAGAGATCGGTGACCGCGTCCTCGTTAGGCAGCCGCGAGTCGCCGTTCTCGATCATCTCGTTCAGCAGATGCGCGCTCATCATCGTGACGCCGGAGAGCAGCGCCGGATGGGACGCGCCGTGCCACGCGTACCACTCCGTCATGCGCGCCGAGATCATGCCGCTGCCGAGCAGGTGGAACTCGTAGTTCGGCAGCCACTGCCCGCCCCCGCCGGCGGAGAGGGAGAGCGGCAGCAGCTCGCCGCGCACGACGTAGTGCAGCCCGAAGCGCTTCCACGCGCGGTCCGGCCGGGCGAGCGAGCGCGCCACGTTGCCGAGCGCCACGTCGTACGGAAAGCGCAGGATGCGCCGGTCGGCGAAGTCGGTGCGCAGCATGTCGAAGCCCTCGTTCACGATCTCGGTGAACGGGTTGAACTCGGCCTCGGAGCCGTACGTCCGCCCGGCGTAGAACCGCCCCGGCTCGGGAACGGTGCCGCGGTGCGGGGCGCACGCCGTCGCCGCGGCGAGCAGGAGCGCCGCCCCCACGCGAAACGTTCGCCGCCGGTGTAGCGTAAGGGGGGCAGGACCCTCTCCCGCGTGCGCCATGCTGCTTATGCTCTCCATCCTCATCGCCCTCGCCATCGCCTTCGTCGGCTTCCGACTGAGCCGCCGCTTCGTGCGCGACCGGCTGCGGTTCGTCGACGCCGCGCAGCGCACCTCGGCGCCCTGGCTCGCGGGGATCGGCGCGCTCGTGCTGGGCGCGGTCGTCGTCGCGCTCATCCCCGGCCTGAGCGTCGGCACCGCCGTCGCGTTCGCCCTCGCCATCGGCACCGGTGTGGCCGCCGGTGCGCGCGACGTGCGCGAGGGGCGGCACCTGCTGGACGACGGGCGCTAGACGACCAGCGGCAAGTACCGCTCGCGGAGCAGCATCGCGTGGTGCAGCTCGTGCCCCGCGATGATCCAGCCTAACGCCCGCGCGGTGATCGGAGCGTTGTTCGCCGTCACCCGTCGAGCGAGCCGCGCCTCGTCGAGGTTGTGGAACAGCGCCAGCGTGGCGCGCCGCACGGCGGTGAGCTCGCCCATCAGGCTGTTCAGCGCGCGCGCGTCGAAGCCGCCCTCCACGACGTAGGCGTTCTCGTCGAACGCCGGGAGCGACGCCGGCTCGCCGCGCGCCGCGCAGAGCGCGCGGTACGCGAACACCCGCTCCGCGTCGGCGAGGTGGCCGACGACCTCCTTCACGCTCCACTTGCCCGGCGCGTAGCGCAGCCCGCCCCCGGACTCGCCGAAGCGGTCGAGCAGCGCGACCGTCGTCTCGAGCTGCGACTCGAGCGCCGCGAGCAGATCGCCCTCCGGCACCTGGTCGATGTACTTCTGGTAGTACGGCAGGTACTCGCCCGTCGCCGGGCGCGTCGCGTACGACGGAAGGGTGGAGAGCGGCATGGTCGGGGGATCGAGAGAGTCGCGGCTCACCGCGGAACGGCGGGGACCACGGGGGCGTCGCCGACGTAGGCCGCGCGGCACGAGCCGCCGACCAGCGACGGGCGCGGCGGCTGCCGCAGCTCGCACGTCGACATGATCTCGTACTTCGCGTTGAACGCCTTCTGCGCGCGCTCGAGCTCCGCGGCCTTGGCCTTCAGCGCGGCGACGTCGGTGCTGCGCGGGCAGTAGACGACGTAGTCCGCCGGCCCACCGCACGCCTTCGCGCCGAGGGGCAGCACGGTGCACTGGTCGGCGGCGGTGCAGCCGGTGACGTGGGCGAGCGCCTTCGCCTCGCGCATCAGCCGGTCGATCGCCGCCTGGTCGCTCGCCTGGTTCCCCGGCTGCGCCGAGGCGTCCTGCGGCGGCATGCGGTGCGGCACGGGACGCGGCGGGCGCGGCGTGAGCCGCGGCCGGGACGGCGAGTCCGACGGCGCGGGCCGCCCCGCGGGCACCTGGGTCTGCGGTGCGTGCGGCGCGGTGTCGCGCGCGGCGGTGTCCGGCGTCGCGGCGGCGGGAGGTACCGGAGCAGGCGCCGCCGTGGCGGGCGGCGTGGCGACCGCGCTGTCCGGCGCGGCGGCCGAGCTGTCCGCGCCGGAGCGCGTCGTCGAGCAGCCGGCGACGGCGAGGGTGCCTAACGTCAGGAGGATGCGTCTCATGGGCGGTCCTTGCGCACGGCGGAATCGCTCGCCCGCTCGTACACCACCCGCCCGCCGACGATCGTCATCAGCACCTGGGCATCGCGGATCGTCTCCGGCGGCACGCGCGTGAGGTCGCGGTCCACGACCACGAAGTCGGCGAGCCGCCCACGCTCCAGCCGCCCGAGGTCGCCCTCGGCGAAGCCCGCGTACGCCGAGCCCGCGGTGTACGCGCGCAGCGCATCCTCGACGCCGATCTTCTGCTCCGGCACCCAGCCGCCGGGGTGCTTGTCGTCGAGCGTGCGGCGCGTGACCGCGGCGTAGATCCCCTCCAGCGGCGTCGGCGGCGCGACGAACCAGTCGCTCCCGAACGCGAGCGTCGCGCCGGCGTCGCGCAGCGACCGGAACGCGTAGGTGAGCCGCGCCCGCTCGGGGCCTATCACGCGGTCGGCCCATCGCCCGTCGTCGATCGCGTGGTACGGCTGCATGCTCGCGATCACGCCGAGCTGCCTGAACCGCGGCACGTCGGGCGCCGACAGGTGCTGCGCGTGCTCGATGCGGAAGCGCCGATCGCGCGGGCCGTTCTCCTTCTCCACGCGCTCGAAGACGTCGAGCTGCGTGCGGATGGCGCGGTCGCCGATCGCGTGCACGATGACGTGCAGTCCCGCCGCGTCGGCGCCCTTCGTCCACGCGTACAGGCTCTCGGGCGGCGTGACGAGCAGCCCGCGGTCGGTCGGCGCGTCGGTGAACGGCTCGAGCATCGCCGCGGTGTGCGAGCCGAGCGACCCGTCGACGAATCCCTTCAGCGCGCCGATGCGGAGCCACGCGTCGCCGCGCCCGCGCGCCGCCACCGTGTCGCGCAGCCGCTCCCACGTGCCTAACGGCACCGCCGCGTAGATGCGCGTGCGCAGGCGGCCCGCGGCGTGCGCGCGCTCGAACGTCGCGAGGTCGTCCCACGACCCCATGTTGTGCACCGCGGTCACGCCGTGCGACGCGACGTACGCCATCGCCGCGTCGAGCGCGCGGTCCTTCAGCGCGTCCGACGGCTCCTTCACGACGCGCCATACGAGATCCTGCGCGTTGTCCTTCAGCACGCCCGTCGGCTCGCCCGCCGCGTCGCGCACGATCGTGCCGCCCGGCGGGTCGGGCGTGTCGCGCGTGACGCCGGCGGCGCGCAGCGCGGCGCCGTTCGCGAGCGCCATGTGCCCGTCGAGACGGCTCACCCACACCGGGCGGTCGGGGGTCACCGAGTCGATCCAGGCGCGCTGCGGCAGCTCCCCGCCCCACCGCTCGTGGTCCCAGTCGCCGCCAGTGATCCACTCTCCCGGCGGCACCGTGGCGGCGAACGCCGCGATGCGCTTCGTGAGCTCCGCCGGCGTGGCCGCGTCGCGGAGCTGCACCGACGAGAGCCGGAAGCCGCCGTCGATGAAGTGCACGTGCGCGTCGATGAAGCCCGGGACGACCAGCGCGCCCTTCGCATCCACGACGCGCGCCGCGCTGCCGGCGAGCTTGCGCACCTCGGCGCTCGACCCCACCGCGGCGAGGCGCTCTCCGCGCACGGCGAGCGCGTCGGCCCACGGACGGCGCGGGTCGCCCGTCCACACGCGCGCGTTGACGACGGCGAGCGACACGGGCTCCTGCGCGGGGGCCATGCTCGTCATGGTCGCGAGGGCGAGGAGCGAGGCGAGAACCGGACGCATCATTTCCATTGCGTTACCATCATCTCCATCGAGTGCGGTACGACGATGATGGCAAGGCACGGGAGCGGATGCGTCCTATCTCCGCTCCATCGCGTCGCGGATGTCGAGCAGGATCTCGAAGTAGAGCTGCTCGCGGCGGTACGCGAAGTCGAGCGTGGCCATCTGCGAGCTGTCGCCCGTCGTCTGAGCGCGCTCGAACGCCTCGCGATACATCTCGTCGAGGTTCTCCAGGATCTTGTCGCGGGAGCGGGACATGCGCAGGGAGTGGAGTGATTGCAGGGCCTGGCCGGTGAGTCGCGGCGGCGCATCCGCGGCGGTGCCCATCACCTCGTCGTCGAACAGCCGCTTGGCGGTGTCGAGCAGGAAGCGGCGGGGATCGAGCGGGTTGGGCACGGCGACACCGGAGAGCGACGGACCGGGAAACGACGGGTCGAGGGGCGCGGACGTCCGGTGAAGCGGGCCGAGATCTTCGCGCGCGACGCGTACCGCTGCGTGTACTGTGGCGAGGTCTTCCCCGCCGAGGCGCTGAGCGTCGATCACGTGCAGCCGCGCGCCCGGGGCGGCGACAACTCGGCCGGAAACGTAGTGACCGCCTGTGGGGGGTGCAACACGCGTAAAGGACACCGCCACCTCGCCCACTTCCTCGCCGACGAGCCCGACGCGCGCGCGCACTTCTTCCGCCTCGCCCGCCACGTCTGGCCGCGCCACCTGCGCGCCGTGGAGGAGGAAATCCGCGAGCGGGAGGCGGGCCGCCCGTCGAAGCGCCCCCCCTGAACCTGCGGCGCGCGCCGGGGTATCATTCGCTCGGAGAGGGAGTAGCCACGCGGGCGCAGGGCCCGCGCTGCCGGGTCGTCAAGACCGCCGAGCGCCAGTGAGTGGGCGCGCGGCGCGGTCCGGCGGGGTCGAGGATTCGATCAGGCGAGACTCTCGTGCACCGGAACGGATCCGGCGCGCGAGGGGCTCGCCTTTCGTGCGTCCGGAACGGCCACGGCTCAGGGAGGATGCGGTGAACAACGTGAAGGTGTTCGTGCTGATGGCCGGTCTCTCGGCGCTCGTCGTCGCGATCGGCGGCGCGATCGGCGGGTCCACCGGCGCGGCGATCGCGCTCGCGCTCAGCGCGGTCATGAACTTCGTGGCCTACTACGGCTCGTCGTCGATGGTGCTGCGCGCGTACGGCGCGCGGGTCGTCGGGGCGAGCGAGGCGCCGGAGCTGTACGCGATGGTCGACCGCCTGCGCCAGCGCGCCGGGCTGCCGATGCCGACGGTCGCGATCGCGCCGCACGCGCAGCCGAACGCGTTCGCGACGGGACGCGATCCCGAGCACGCGGTGGTGTGCGTGACGGAGGGGATCGTGCGCCTCGTGTCGCGCGACGAGCTGGAAGGCGTGATCGCGCACGAGCTGGCGCACATCAAGAACCGCGACATGCTGCTGCAGACCATCGCCGCGACGATGGCGGGCGCGGTGGCGAACCTCGCGCAGTTCGGCTTCCTGTTCGGGGGCGCGCGCGACGAGGACGGCGAGTCGCACCCGATCGCGGGGCTGCTCACGATGCTGCTCGCGCCGATCGCGGCGATGCTGATCCAGTTCGCGATCAGCCGTCAGCGCGAGTTCAAGGCGGACGCGGTGGGCGCCGAGATCAGCGGCCGCCCGCTGTCGCTCGCGAACGCGCTGCAGAAGCTGGAGCTCGGCGCGCACCGGATCCCGATGCAGGTGTCGCCGGCGGTCGCGCCGCTCGCGCAGGTGAACCCGCTCGCCTTCGCCGGCGGCGGCATCGCGAAGCTGTTCTCGACGCACCCGCCGACGGCGGAGCGGGTGGCGCGCCTAACGGCGATGGCCGCCTAACGTGGCTGCGTGGCTGCGTGGCTGCGTGTACGACCGTCACGCCGCCACGCAGCTACGGCAGTCTGTGGAAGACGGCGTCCTCGACGACGCGGCCGTGCTTGAGGTGCTCGACGACGATGCGCTCGAGCAGCTTCGGCGTCACGCTCCAGTACCAGACGCCTTCCGGGTACACGACGACGATCGGGCCGCCGGTGCAGACGCCGAGGCACGGGGTCTCGCCGCGCTTCACGCGGGTGGGGCCGAACAGCAACCCCTCGCGCTGGAGCAGGCGCGCGAGCTCCGCGTAGATCTCGCGCCCGCGGCGGTCGGGGGAGCAGAACCCGCCCGTGCAGACGAGCACGTGGCGGGTGTAGCGCTCCATCTCCGGCGTCGGCGACGGCACCGGCGGGATCGGCCGCTCCGAGGGAGCTACTCGCCCGTGCCCCGGCGGCGCTCGGCCGCCTGACGCTCGAGCCGGTCGCGGAGCAGCATGCGCATGCCGGAGATCACGAGCGCACACCCGGCGAGCGAGACCACGGGCCCGGCGATCGGGCGCTCGCGGAGGTAGACGGACGCCGCGGCGCTCATGAGGAACCCGGCGCCCGCCGCGGCGAGCCCGCGCACCTGCGGCGCCGATGCGCGGTCGGTCGCCCACACGAACCACGCGTACGCGAGCAGCATCGCGCCGCCGCCGCTCACGACCGCGTGCAGCACCGCTTCGCGACCGAGGGAGACGGTGACGGGCATGGCCGGAACATAACGGGTCGGGGGCTCCCCCGCCCGACTATCTTACCGCTGTACCGTACCCTCACCTCTCGACCATGCCCGAAGACCGAGACCCGACGATCGCCGCGAAGGGCTACGCGCACCCCGAGGTGCTCGTCTCGACGCAGTGGGTCGCCGACCACCTGCAGGACTCGACGGTGCGCATCCTCGAGTGCGACGAGGACGTGCTGCTCTACGACCTCGGCCACGTCCCCGGCGCACAGAAGCTCGACTGGCACGAGGACCTCAACGACGCGACGGTGCGCGACTACGTCGACCGCGCGCAGTTCCAGACCGTGCTCCGCGCGCGCGGCATCGACGCCTCGCACACCGTGGTGCTCTACGGCGACAAGAACAACTGGTGGGCGACGTACGCGTTCTGGGTGCTGAAGCTGTTCGGCTTTCCCGACGCGCGCGTGATGGACGGCGGCCGCACGAAGTGGGAGCAGGAGGGACGGCCGCTCGTCACCGACCGGCCGTCGTACGCGCCGACGACCTACGAGGCCCCCGAGCGGAGCGACGCCGCGATCCGCGCGTTCATGGACGACGTGCGCGGCCACATGCAGGCGCGCAAGCCGCTCGTCGACGTGCGCTCACCGCAGGAGTTCAGCGGCGAGCGGACGCACATGCCCGACTACCCGCAGGAAGGCACGCTGCGCGGCGGCCACATCCCCGGCGCGCGCTCGGTGCCGTGGGCCCGCGCCGCGAACGCCGACGGGTCGTTCAAGTCGGCCGACGAGCTGCGCGCGATCTACGAGCAGGAGCAGGGGCTGAAGCGCTCGGACGACGTCGTCACCTACTGCCGCATCGGCGAGCGGTCGAGCCACACCTGGTTCGTGCTCACGTACCTCCTGGGATTCGACCGCGTGCGCAACTACGACGGGAGCTGGACCGAATGGGGCAACGCGGTGCGCGCACCGATCGAGAAGGGGGCGCCGCGATGACGCGCCCACCGAATCGCGTGACCGTGAACTGGGCCGGCGAGCACCGGTTCGACGCCGGCCGCGCGACCGGCGGCCCGACGGTGCGCATCGACGCCGACGCGAAGACGGGCCCCGGCCCGGTGGACGCGATGCTCATCGCCCTCGGCAGCTGCACCGCGGTGGACGTGGTCGACATCCTCGCGAAGCGGCGGACGCCGGTGGAGTCGCTCTCCGTCGAAGTGGTCGGCGAGCGCCACGAAGGCGGCTTCGCACCGCGCCGCCTGGTGCACGCTCGACTCGTCTACCGCATCACCGGCGAGAAGATCGAGCGGGTACACGCCGAGCGGGCGATCGAGCTCGCCGTCACGAAGTACTGCTCGGTGCGCGACTCGCTCGACCCGAAGATCCCGGTGGAGTGGACACTGGAGCTGAACGGGGAGTCGGGACTCGGGACT
This DNA window, taken from Gemmatirosa kalamazoonensis, encodes the following:
- a CDS encoding alpha-ketoacid dehydrogenase subunit alpha/beta: MATQTRPTRKSDKAAPAPAGAPALTREQLLAAYRTMLLSRRLDDKEIQLKRQNRIFFQISGAGHEAVLVAAGFVFRGGYDWFYTYYRDRALCLALGMTAAEMLYSAVGAATDPNSGGRQMPSHWGRKDLNIVTTSSPTGTQFLQGVGAAEGSLRAKLLGLTDGFHDDEVVFISTGDGTTSQGEFWESLNTASNLKLPAVYLVEDNGYAISVPVEVNTAGGSISDLVSSFPDLHVERVDGCDVIASYEALWRAVRHARERKGPALVHAKVIRPYSHSLSDDETLYRPAEERDAEAARDPLTTLPAWLLAEGHATERDLAEIQESVDAEVLAATDDALEQSQPDPSTVYYAVYSPDVDPTGEQFDTEDDPQFSGGDTTMIEQINTVMKDEMRRNERIVVFGEDVADVSREEYIGKVKGKGGVFKATHGLQTEFGSARVYNSPLAEANIVGRAIGLAQRGFKPVVEIQFFDYIWTAYMQLRDELATMRWRSNDMFASPLVVRTTYGGYIRGAIYHSQTGASLFTHCPGLRVVCPSGAVDAAGLLRTAIRCDDPVIFLEHKHLYRQTYNKGRYPGPNFMIPFGKARVVREGTDATVITYGATVQRALAAANQAAEAGGPDVEVIDLRTLSPWDQEAVYASVKKTSRAIVAYEDSLSWGYGAEIAARIADDCFAWLDAPVKRVASTDTFVGYAPSLEDAILPQQETFRRAYEEIVKF
- a CDS encoding DUF4412 domain-containing protein, which encodes MRIRSFPPLLVPAALVLAASAAGAQQGVTFTYEMHSSAARDARAQGGTVPYMAMTVRAAGSNMRVEFRQGAEGMPMMKPGGYMLIRGADKTFAIVDPTQKVAITMSGEGFGSGERMGMGYGRATNNSVVKVSQKDAKFDWDDLGSGDKILGIPTRHVRVHSSGTSEVKVLGRTQTSTDEGTAEMWIATRLPGVDAEALRAWSNSFGRGLARTNPGLATSPRAADFERQFGEGMPLRTIVYATGTDEKGRVRTDTARMEITELKSGKLDASLFEIPKDYQVTDMRQVGASLDSAMKANGLDTLNAGKVVKDAAKDAAKDAGKDAAVDAIKGKLGGFLKRKKP
- a CDS encoding DinB family protein, with amino-acid sequence MPLSTLPSYATRPATGEYLPYYQKYIDQVPEGDLLAALESQLETTVALLDRFGESGGGLRYAPGKWSVKEVVGHLADAERVFAYRALCAARGEPASLPAFDENAYVVEGGFDARALNSLMGELTAVRRATLALFHNLDEARLARRVTANNAPITARALGWIIAGHELHHAMLLRERYLPLVV
- a CDS encoding amidohydrolase, with amino-acid sequence MTSMAPAQEPVSLAVVNARVWTGDPRRPWADALAVRGERLAAVGSSAEVRKLAGSAARVVDAKGALVVPGFIDAHVHFIDGGFRLSSVQLRDAATPAELTKRIAAFAATVPPGEWITGGDWDHERWGGELPQRAWIDSVTPDRPVWVSRLDGHMALANGAALRAAGVTRDTPDPPGGTIVRDAAGEPTGVLKDNAQDLVWRVVKEPSDALKDRALDAAMAYVASHGVTAVHNMGSWDDLATFERAHAAGRLRTRIYAAVPLGTWERLRDTVAARGRGDAWLRIGALKGFVDGSLGSHTAAMLEPFTDAPTDRGLLVTPPESLYAWTKGADAAGLHVIVHAIGDRAIRTQLDVFERVEKENGPRDRRFRIEHAQHLSAPDVPRFRQLGVIASMQPYHAIDDGRWADRVIGPERARLTYAFRSLRDAGATLAFGSDWFVAPPTPLEGIYAAVTRRTLDDKHPGGWVPEQKIGVEDALRAYTAGSAYAGFAEGDLGRLERGRLADFVVVDRDLTRVPPETIRDAQVLMTIVGGRVVYERASDSAVRKDRP
- a CDS encoding HNH endonuclease, giving the protein MQPRARGGDNSAGNVVTACGGCNTRKGHRHLAHFLADEPDARAHFFRLARHVWPRHLRAVEEEIREREAGRPSKRPP
- a CDS encoding zinc metalloprotease HtpX → MNNVKVFVLMAGLSALVVAIGGAIGGSTGAAIALALSAVMNFVAYYGSSSMVLRAYGARVVGASEAPELYAMVDRLRQRAGLPMPTVAIAPHAQPNAFATGRDPEHAVVCVTEGIVRLVSRDELEGVIAHELAHIKNRDMLLQTIAATMAGAVANLAQFGFLFGGARDEDGESHPIAGLLTMLLAPIAAMLIQFAISRQREFKADAVGAEISGRPLSLANALQKLELGAHRIPMQVSPAVAPLAQVNPLAFAGGGIAKLFSTHPPTAERVARLTAMAA
- a CDS encoding (2Fe-2S) ferredoxin domain-containing protein, translated to MPSPTPEMERYTRHVLVCTGGFCSPDRRGREIYAELARLLQREGLLFGPTRVKRGETPCLGVCTGGPIVVVYPEGVWYWSVTPKLLERIVVEHLKHGRVVEDAVFHRLP
- a CDS encoding sulfurtransferase — its product is MPEDRDPTIAAKGYAHPEVLVSTQWVADHLQDSTVRILECDEDVLLYDLGHVPGAQKLDWHEDLNDATVRDYVDRAQFQTVLRARGIDASHTVVLYGDKNNWWATYAFWVLKLFGFPDARVMDGGRTKWEQEGRPLVTDRPSYAPTTYEAPERSDAAIRAFMDDVRGHMQARKPLVDVRSPQEFSGERTHMPDYPQEGTLRGGHIPGARSVPWARAANADGSFKSADELRAIYEQEQGLKRSDDVVTYCRIGERSSHTWFVLTYLLGFDRVRNYDGSWTEWGNAVRAPIEKGAPR
- a CDS encoding OsmC family protein; translation: MTRPPNRVTVNWAGEHRFDAGRATGGPTVRIDADAKTGPGPVDAMLIALGSCTAVDVVDILAKRRTPVESLSVEVVGERHEGGFAPRRLVHARLVYRITGEKIERVHAERAIELAVTKYCSVRDSLDPKIPVEWTLELNGESGLGTRDSGLVGE